The sequence CGCTGCAAAAAAAAGCTACCGAGGTTTAGGAATGTTTAGTAGGATTTCTTGAATCTTGAGGTCCAATTAAATCCTGAAACTCCAACATAATACCATTTGATCTCAGGATAAGCCCTAGAGTACTAAATTCATTCTGTGTCCTATGCTCACCTAATCAGCATCCACTGTTATGGTAGTATAGTTCCATTTTGCtaaaatgaaatttgtttttatcaagatCACAAATTCCTAGTATTTGCACACGATACAATTATCGAACTAGCTCAGATGTCATTAATCTTAGAAACGAGGCTGACTAAGTTACTTGTGCTAGCTCAAGTTGCAACTCTCATGAAGCTCAGATGTCATTAATCTTAGAAATGAGGCTGATTAAGCTACCTGTGCCTGCCCAAGTTGCAACTCTCATAAAACTCAAATGTCATCTATCTTAGAGCTAAGGTTATAAGCAGAAGATTTCTTGTCCATTTTTCATTTAACATCGTGATCATAAGAACTTCAACAGTTAAGATAGAGCAGTGAAGGTGATTACTGTGGTTTTCAATTGCAGTCTTGGCGACAGAAGAAAAGTACAATGAAGCAATTTATAGCAGTGCTAAGAGGTTAGTAGCCGCTATTGATGGGCTTCCAGATCCTGGTGGTCCAAGGGCTAATGAAAATAAACGTGAATCCAACTTCAAAAGCAGGGAAGAGACAGACGAGAAGAGGGGACAATTCACTCTAGTGGTTGGAGGTCTGTTGGTGATTGCTTTTGTTGTTCCTATGGCACAATACTATGCTTAtgtttcaaagaaataaatcaTAACCCTGTTGCTAGACTTGTTTCTCAAATTATTTCCACCAGGTTTCGATAAAACCTGGTGGCACATAGTTGTACAAATGTTTGTAATGTTTTCGACGAGAACCTTGCAACCTGAGGCTACGTGCATATTTTTGGTTTATGTTCTGATACTATTCTAAGATGAAACCTGTGAGAAAGTAGGGTTTTGTTGTTGCAGTCTGCAACATCAAGCTTTTATAGCTGAGAATTAGATCATGGAGCACTAATCAgaaatttttaatattcttagcacgatgaaaaaagaattaatagaaTAATTACAGAATAGTAAGCAAATTAGCTCCTCAGAACTGGAGATTGAGAAGGAAAGGCATTTTATCAGCGAAAGGCGGATCCGAAAATTTCCCGGTGAGTATTTGTGATGAAATATACTGATTTGCTGCCTCTGAATAGTGAATTCCATCCCAATTCACATACTCAGTGCTATCATTGCATGCTTGGGCTGTGGCACTGGTTCCATCCAAAACTTTTGTTTGCCCACATACAATCCTTCTGTCATAGTTCAGAGGTGGTCCTCCATAGCCACAGCATGCCATTATGGGTTGCTCAAATCCTGCAAATTTAGATCCActcaaaatcaaatatctttCCTTTCCTCATACTTCTCCATTTGTTTGGATAAGAAGATGATGAAAGTTTGAAAACGATTAAACAAAATCTCATATTAAAGAGAACTGAGGCATACTAACCATATCGAGAATAATTAGCAATGAGGTTGGATTTTATTGTGTAGATATCAACATATGTGATATTTGAATCAGAATGTTGATCTTGTAGCTTTTTTGTGAGAGCATGAAGCTGAAGATTGAAAAGTTTAGCTGCCTGATTATGCCCACTTACACATCCTAGTTCATCAAGCTTTGATGGATCAGTTCCAAATTTCGCAACATTCTGAGTCAAGCATCCAAGAGGACCTGTGTTGTGGATCCAAAAATTCCTAGCTCCTTGGTCATATAGTTTCTAGTGCAAGAAAACCAATCAATCAATGAAGcagattttcatgttttcttccttttgaagaaaggttactgtcaaaaaatcaaaagaaaaggaaaggacagAACTACAAGCTAACCTTGATTCCGGTTTCGAATTCGACCAAAATGTTTGGGATTGAAGCAACAATTTGATCgaatgtttttgaataaaatgcACCAGCAAGATCATTCTGGCCTATATCAAACATATATAGCCCcttctcaaaataattttctgctgggatgtatttattaaatttcttgcCTGTGGAAAagtttaaaacatgaaaaatctaTGAATGGTTCTTACACTTCTTACAATACTTCAGACATTAACTTTCTAGGTTTTATCAAGCTGAATCCATGCCACTTTCAATCAAGTTTTCCTCAACAATGGCTTGCAATAAGAGAGTGAACTACGCACATACATACCTTTGGCCAGCAGCTCAAGAACCCGAGCTTTGAATCGTAGAAACTGATTCACTTGAATCCCGAAGGAAAATGGGCAAACAGATGTTGCAGTTGCTGGAAGTATAGTTGATCCTGCAGCTGCAAAGTTGCATCCTTTTCGAAAATTCGGCACCCCAACTGACTCCAAATATGCATTTAGGAAGGGCAGCTCCATTGCATCCACTGAAAATCACAcccaaatgaataaaaaaactacgcAACACTTTATACTTGAAAACAGAGGAAACAGGGCATatgaacatgaaagaaaaaggcAGAAAGGAAGATTTCAGATTCATAACTTCTAAATGCATTGCTGATTCCATTAAATCTTGCAATAAACAGCAAACACCTCcagaatatcattaaaaaagataGGGATTGAGCATAAAAGTAACATCACAgtatataaacaagaaaaaaaaacattttttcataCTAAAAACATGGAATAAA is a genomic window of Populus alba chromosome 5, ASM523922v2, whole genome shotgun sequence containing:
- the LOC118051446 gene encoding GDSL esterase/lipase At1g54790 isoform X2, coding for MMIMAARDTALQILTLLSILSCTVNSIDFNYPAVFNFGDSNSDTGDLAAGLGFLLAPPNGQIYFKTPTGRFCDGRLIVDFLMDAMELPFLNAYLESVGVPNFRKGCNFAAAGSTILPATATSVCPFSFGIQVNQFLRFKARVLELLAKGKKFNKYIPAENYFEKGLYMFDIGQNDLAGAFYSKTFDQIVASIPNILVEFETGIKKLYDQGARNFWIHNTGPLGCLTQNVAKFGTDPSKLDELGCVSGHNQAAKLFNLQLHALTKKLQDQHSDSNITYVDIYTIKSNLIANYSRYGFEQPIMACCGYGGPPLNYDRRIVCGQTKVLDGTSATAQACNDSTEYVNWDGIHYSEAANQYISSQILTGKFSDPPFADKMPFLLNLQF
- the LOC118051446 gene encoding GDSL esterase/lipase At1g54790 isoform X1 → MFLVFLFHQGTHIITRHSSPLPMASKNCILIFLTSVSIFLPLTQSIHFKFPAVFNFGDSNSDTGNLVAAGIESIRPPYGEIHFQIPSGRYCDGRLIIDFLMDAMELPFLNAYLESVGVPNFRKGCNFAAAGSTILPATATSVCPFSFGIQVNQFLRFKARVLELLAKGKKFNKYIPAENYFEKGLYMFDIGQNDLAGAFYSKTFDQIVASIPNILVEFETGIKKLYDQGARNFWIHNTGPLGCLTQNVAKFGTDPSKLDELGCVSGHNQAAKLFNLQLHALTKKLQDQHSDSNITYVDIYTIKSNLIANYSRYGFEQPIMACCGYGGPPLNYDRRIVCGQTKVLDGTSATAQACNDSTEYVNWDGIHYSEAANQYISSQILTGKFSDPPFADKMPFLLNLQF